A region from the Streptomyces sp. 3214.6 genome encodes:
- the glyA gene encoding serine hydroxymethyltransferase yields the protein MSVLNTPLHELDPEIAAAVDAELGRQQSTLEMIASENFAPLAVMEAQGSVLTNKYAEGYPGRRYYGGCEHVDVAEQIAIDRIKDLFGAEYANVQPHSGASANQAALFALAQPGDTILGLDLAHGGHLTHGMRLNFSGKQFNVVAYHVDDAGLVDMAEVERLAKEHRPKVIIAGWSAYPRQLDFAEFRRIADEVEAYLWVDMAHFAGLVAAGLHPNPVEFADVVTSTTHKTLGGPRGGIILARQAFAKKLNSSVFPGFQGGPLEHVIAAKAVSFKVAASEEFKERQRRTVEGARILAERLTAPDAREAGVNVLSGGTDVHLILVDLRESELDGQQAEDRLHEVGITVNRNAVPNDPRPPMVTSGLRIGTPALATRGFTAEDFAEVADVIAQALKPSYDAQALKARVVALAEKHPLYPVLNK from the coding sequence ATGTCCGTCCTGAACACGCCCCTGCACGAGCTCGACCCGGAGATCGCCGCCGCCGTCGACGCCGAACTGGGCCGCCAGCAGTCCACCCTCGAGATGATCGCCTCGGAGAACTTCGCTCCGCTCGCGGTCATGGAGGCGCAGGGCTCGGTCCTGACCAACAAGTACGCCGAGGGCTATCCGGGCCGGCGCTACTACGGCGGCTGCGAGCACGTCGACGTCGCCGAGCAGATCGCCATCGACCGGATCAAGGACCTGTTCGGCGCCGAGTACGCCAACGTCCAGCCGCACTCGGGCGCCTCCGCCAACCAGGCCGCCCTGTTCGCCCTCGCCCAGCCCGGCGACACCATCCTCGGCCTGGACCTCGCCCACGGCGGCCACCTCACCCACGGGATGCGGCTCAACTTCTCCGGCAAGCAGTTCAACGTGGTCGCCTACCACGTGGACGACGCCGGTCTGGTCGACATGGCCGAGGTCGAGCGTCTCGCCAAGGAGCACCGGCCGAAGGTGATCATCGCCGGGTGGTCGGCGTATCCGCGGCAGCTGGACTTCGCGGAGTTCCGTCGCATCGCCGACGAGGTCGAGGCGTATCTGTGGGTCGACATGGCGCACTTCGCGGGCCTGGTCGCGGCCGGGCTGCACCCCAACCCGGTGGAGTTCGCGGACGTCGTCACGTCCACCACGCACAAGACGCTGGGCGGCCCGCGCGGCGGGATCATCCTGGCGAGGCAGGCGTTCGCGAAGAAGCTGAACTCGTCCGTGTTCCCGGGCTTCCAGGGCGGCCCCCTGGAGCATGTGATCGCGGCGAAGGCGGTCTCCTTCAAGGTGGCGGCCTCGGAGGAGTTCAAGGAGCGCCAGCGCCGTACGGTCGAGGGCGCGCGGATCCTCGCCGAGCGGCTGACGGCACCGGACGCCCGCGAGGCCGGCGTGAACGTCCTGTCCGGCGGCACCGATGTGCACCTGATCCTGGTCGACCTGCGCGAGTCCGAGCTGGACGGGCAGCAGGCCGAGGACCGTCTCCACGAGGTCGGCATCACCGTCAACCGCAACGCGGTCCCGAACGACCCGCGGCCTCCGATGGTGACGTCGGGGCTGCGGATCGGCACCCCGGCCCTCGCCACCCGCGGCTTCACCGCCGAGGACTTCGCGGAGGTCGCGGACGTCATCGCGCAGGCGCTCAAGCCGTCCTACGACGCGCAGGCGCTCAAGGCCCGGGTCGTCGCCCTGGCCGAGAAGCACCCGCTGTACCCCGTTCTGAACAAGTAG
- the gcvH gene encoding glycine cleavage system protein GcvH, which yields MSNPQQLRYSKEHEWLSGAEDGVSTVGITEHAANALGDVVFVQLPEVGATVTAGESCGELESTKSVSELYSPVDGEVVEVNQDVADDPSLVNSAPFEGGWLFKVRVAGEQQELLSADEYTAFTTG from the coding sequence ATGAGCAACCCCCAGCAGCTGCGCTACAGCAAGGAGCACGAGTGGCTGTCGGGCGCCGAGGACGGCGTCTCGACGGTCGGCATCACGGAGCACGCGGCCAACGCGCTCGGCGACGTGGTGTTCGTCCAGCTCCCGGAGGTCGGTGCCACGGTGACCGCGGGCGAGTCCTGCGGTGAGCTGGAGTCGACCAAGTCGGTCAGCGAGCTTTACTCGCCGGTCGACGGCGAGGTCGTCGAGGTCAACCAGGATGTCGCCGACGACCCGTCGCTGGTGAACTCCGCCCCCTTCGAGGGCGGGTGGCTGTTCAAGGTACGCGTCGCGGGCGAGCAGCAGGAGCTGCTGTCGGCCGACGAGTACACCGCCTTCACCACCGGCTGA
- a CDS encoding ABC transporter permease gives MTAPLHEPTAEAAPSAAEEAAVATSGAKAVQGRSLGRIAWERLKRDKLALTGGIVVLFLVVIALLAPVITGLLDQDPNEYHENLIDPLFGTPTGSLGGVSGDHLLGVEPVNGRDIFARILYGARISLLVGFLSAVVAVILGTVLGILAGFFGGWIDSLISRVMDGLLAFPQLLFIIALVSVMPNHMLGLTGSSVRVFVMILVIGFFGWPYIGRVVRGQTLSLREREYVEAARSLGAGRVYILFKELLPNLVAPIVVYTTMMIPTNILTEAALSFLGVGVKPPTASWGQMLSSAIDYYESDPMYMVVPGVAIFITVLAFNLFGDGVRDALDPKASR, from the coding sequence ATGACGGCACCATTGCACGAGCCGACCGCGGAAGCGGCCCCGAGCGCGGCCGAGGAAGCGGCGGTCGCCACCAGCGGCGCCAAGGCCGTTCAGGGCCGTTCCCTGGGCCGGATCGCCTGGGAGCGCCTCAAGCGGGACAAGCTGGCCCTCACGGGCGGCATCGTGGTGCTTTTCCTCGTCGTGATCGCGCTGCTCGCGCCGGTCATCACCGGGCTCCTGGACCAGGACCCGAACGAGTACCACGAGAACCTCATCGACCCGCTCTTCGGCACGCCCACGGGCTCCCTGGGCGGTGTCAGCGGCGACCACCTGCTCGGCGTCGAGCCGGTCAACGGCCGCGACATCTTCGCCCGCATCCTCTACGGTGCCCGGATCTCGCTGCTGGTCGGCTTCCTGTCCGCCGTGGTCGCCGTGATCCTCGGAACGGTGCTGGGCATCCTCGCCGGCTTCTTCGGCGGCTGGATCGACTCCCTGATCAGCCGGGTGATGGACGGTCTGCTGGCCTTCCCGCAGCTGCTGTTCATCATCGCGCTGGTCTCCGTCATGCCGAACCACATGCTGGGCCTCACCGGTTCCAGCGTGCGCGTCTTCGTGATGATCCTGGTCATCGGGTTCTTCGGCTGGCCCTACATCGGACGCGTGGTGCGCGGCCAGACGCTCTCGCTGCGTGAGCGCGAGTACGTCGAGGCCGCCCGGTCGCTGGGCGCGGGGCGGGTGTACATCCTGTTCAAGGAGCTGCTGCCCAACCTGGTCGCCCCGATCGTCGTGTACACGACGATGATGATCCCCACCAACATCCTCACCGAGGCGGCCCTCAGCTTCCTGGGCGTCGGCGTCAAGCCGCCGACCGCCTCGTGGGGACAGATGCTCTCGAGCGCGATCGACTACTACGAGTCCGACCCCATGTACATGGTGGTCCCCGGTGTGGCGATCTTCATCACCGTCCTGGCCTTCAACCTCTTCGGCGACGGCGTCCGGGACGCGCTGGACCCGAAGGCATCCCGCTGA
- a CDS encoding enhanced serine sensitivity protein SseB C-terminal domain-containing protein, which yields MLRQVTPGRYDAYEALLRALATPSSGQVWMLLWHGQAGSPDAQYGNMEVEGYGYAPCVTSAQELSASGWNRSYEVVDGLDVARTLYPDHYGLWLNPHAPGGGVGIPWLDLRRIATGLERQPAGPLRLSEPGIEVPQFYALLAQNAHRTPVVRALRRAWVQPALGAPYLAIGLDVYESSPPAVDAVRAMMQQSIGAVPDGLPVSTVAMTDEYDPVVMWMRANARPFYDREAHASAPAQAPAGGYGYPPTGRY from the coding sequence ATGCTGCGCCAGGTCACGCCCGGGCGCTACGACGCCTACGAGGCGCTCCTGCGCGCGCTCGCGACCCCCTCCTCCGGCCAGGTCTGGATGCTCCTGTGGCACGGCCAGGCCGGCTCCCCGGACGCCCAGTACGGAAACATGGAGGTCGAGGGCTACGGCTACGCGCCGTGCGTGACCTCCGCCCAGGAGCTCAGCGCGAGCGGCTGGAACAGGTCGTACGAGGTGGTCGACGGACTGGACGTGGCCCGCACCCTCTACCCCGACCACTACGGTCTCTGGCTGAATCCGCACGCTCCCGGCGGCGGCGTCGGCATCCCCTGGCTGGACCTGCGCAGGATCGCGACCGGCCTGGAGCGCCAGCCCGCAGGCCCGCTGCGGCTGTCCGAGCCCGGCATCGAGGTCCCGCAGTTCTATGCCCTGCTCGCGCAGAACGCCCACCGTACCCCGGTGGTCCGCGCGTTGCGCCGGGCCTGGGTACAGCCGGCGCTGGGCGCGCCCTACCTGGCCATCGGGCTCGACGTGTACGAGTCCTCGCCGCCGGCCGTGGACGCCGTACGGGCGATGATGCAGCAGTCCATCGGCGCGGTGCCGGACGGGCTGCCGGTGTCGACGGTGGCCATGACCGACGAGTACGACCCTGTCGTGATGTGGATGCGCGCCAACGCCCGGCCGTTCTACGACCGTGAGGCCCACGCTTCCGCCCCGGCCCAGGCGCCCGCGGGCGGTTACGGCTATCCGCCCACCGGACGCTACTGA
- a CDS encoding AAA family ATPase — translation MNEATTARTTAFATISGIALPAQPGAQAREACGPQPEPVVRDLRERAGRSPHGLLFGPRDLVVVTGLPGSGKSTLMKRAVSGVRIDSQDTRDRWDARAPRLLPYALYRPLVRLAHYAGLRRALRGGKGVVVHDCGTQAWVRDWLAREARRRGGTLHLLLLDVGADTALEGQRERGRGVSRYAFLRHRHAAARLLRSVEKGRLPEGCGSAVLLDRDAADTLRRIGFTGSEGSGGTPGTR, via the coding sequence GTGAACGAGGCGACCACGGCGAGGACCACGGCATTCGCGACCATCTCGGGGATCGCGCTGCCCGCGCAGCCCGGCGCCCAGGCCCGGGAGGCGTGCGGCCCGCAGCCCGAGCCAGTCGTCCGTGACCTGCGCGAGCGGGCCGGCCGCAGCCCGCACGGGCTGCTCTTCGGCCCCCGTGACCTGGTCGTGGTCACCGGGCTGCCCGGCAGCGGCAAGTCCACGCTCATGAAGCGGGCCGTGAGCGGCGTCCGCATCGACTCCCAGGACACCCGCGACCGCTGGGACGCCCGCGCGCCCCGCCTCCTGCCCTACGCCCTCTACCGCCCCCTCGTCCGCCTCGCCCACTACGCCGGACTGCGCCGGGCGCTGCGCGGCGGCAAGGGCGTCGTCGTGCACGACTGCGGCACGCAGGCCTGGGTGCGTGACTGGCTGGCCCGCGAGGCCCGCCGCCGCGGCGGCACCCTCCACCTGCTGCTGCTCGACGTCGGCGCGGACACGGCCCTGGAGGGCCAGCGCGAGCGCGGCCGGGGCGTCTCGCGGTACGCGTTCCTGCGCCACCGGCACGCCGCCGCCCGGCTGCTGCGCTCGGTGGAGAAGGGCCGGCTGCCCGAGGGCTGCGGCTCGGCGGTCCTGCTCGACCGCGACGCGGCCGACACGCTGCGCCGGATCGGATTCACAGGCTCTGAGGGCTCGGGCGGAACGCCCGGTACCCGCTAG
- the gcvT gene encoding glycine cleavage system aminomethyltransferase GcvT, with protein sequence MSSTEELRHTALDALHRSLGATMTDFAGWDMPLRYGSERDEHNAVRTKAGLFDLSHMGEITVTGPQAGALLNFALVGDLTAVGVGRARYTMICGADGGILDDLIVYRLADAEFMVVANASNAQVVLDALVERSAGFDAEVRDDRDAYALIAVQGPESPGILASLTDADLDGLKYYAGLPGTVAGVPALIARTGYTGEDGFELFVKPEHAVELWQALTKAGEGVGLVPCGLSCRDTLRLEAGMPLYGHELSTSLTPFDAGLGRVVKFGKDGDFVGREALAAAASRAQEQPPRVLVGLVAAGRRVPRAGYAVVAGGAVIGEVTSGAPSPTLGRPIAMAYVDAAHAAPGTPGVGVDIRGAHEPYEVVALPFYKRHK encoded by the coding sequence ATGAGCAGTACCGAAGAACTCCGTCACACCGCGCTCGATGCGCTGCATCGTTCGCTCGGCGCGACCATGACCGACTTCGCCGGCTGGGACATGCCCCTGCGCTACGGCTCCGAGCGCGACGAGCACAACGCCGTCCGCACGAAGGCCGGGCTGTTCGACCTCTCCCACATGGGCGAGATCACCGTCACCGGTCCGCAGGCGGGCGCCCTGCTGAACTTCGCGCTCGTCGGCGACCTCACCGCCGTGGGGGTGGGCCGCGCCCGCTACACCATGATCTGCGGCGCGGACGGCGGCATCCTCGACGACCTGATCGTGTACCGGCTCGCCGACGCGGAGTTCATGGTCGTCGCCAACGCCTCCAACGCGCAGGTCGTGCTGGACGCGCTCGTGGAGCGTTCCGCCGGCTTCGACGCCGAGGTCCGTGACGACCGGGACGCCTACGCCCTGATCGCCGTCCAGGGACCGGAGTCCCCCGGCATCCTGGCCTCCCTCACGGACGCCGACCTCGACGGCCTGAAGTACTACGCCGGTCTGCCCGGCACCGTCGCCGGCGTCCCCGCGCTCATCGCGCGCACCGGCTACACCGGCGAGGACGGCTTCGAGCTGTTCGTGAAGCCGGAGCACGCCGTCGAGCTGTGGCAGGCGCTGACCAAGGCCGGCGAGGGCGTCGGACTGGTCCCGTGCGGCCTGTCCTGCCGGGACACGCTGCGTCTGGAGGCGGGCATGCCGCTGTACGGGCACGAGCTGAGCACCTCCCTCACCCCGTTCGACGCCGGGCTGGGCCGGGTGGTCAAGTTCGGCAAGGACGGCGACTTCGTGGGGCGCGAGGCGCTCGCCGCGGCGGCCTCGCGGGCGCAGGAACAGCCCCCGCGCGTCCTCGTCGGCCTGGTCGCCGCGGGCCGTCGCGTCCCGCGCGCCGGGTACGCGGTCGTCGCGGGCGGCGCCGTGATCGGCGAGGTCACCTCCGGCGCCCCCTCCCCCACTCTCGGCAGGCCGATCGCGATGGCGTACGTCGACGCGGCCCACGCGGCGCCGGGGACCCCGGGCGTCGGCGTGGACATCCGGGGCGCCCACGAGCCGTACGAGGTCGTGGCGCTGCCCTTCTACAAGCGCCACAAGTAG
- a CDS encoding SpoIIE family protein phosphatase, translated as MMFPKEVAPDGTHGPFETANVAAAVIDAKGTVIGWTEAAERLLGYGAAEILDRSAVTLLAEPEDASRAAEVAEECGIRESWGGLVGARHRDGRRLEVGLRVTAMSDTNDRKAWLVSAIDVSKAPTWAVSWEVLEGFLTRSPLGMAVLSPDLRYVWMNDTLERYGGVPRAERLGRRMSDSLPGLNTDALEAQMRRVLETGVPVIDYEYRGWTWADPHQEHAYSTSFFRLDDPDGKTLGVCYMGMDVTDRWRARERLALLSEASARIGGTLNVMRTAQELADFSVPRLADFVTVDLLEAVLHGDEPGSGPADSAVRRAGQQSIHEGCPESVIATGDTIDAPKSSPYFESMVNGTAVLEPFLDPATAPWIAKDPARARSIAEFGMHSVMWVPLSARGTVLGVATFVRMEHPQPFEEDDLLLAEELVSRAAVWVENARRYTREHAAALALQRSLLPQGLNGGAAMEVASRYLPADVREGVGGDWFDVIQLSGARVALVVGDVVGHGLNAAATMGRLRTAVQTLADMDLPPDELLAHLDDLVIRLTEEKGGDDEPIATAVLGATCLYAVYDPVTQLCTMARAGHPPPAVVTPGGKVTFPALPAGPPLGLGSLPFESAEISLPEGSLIGLYTDGLIETSGQDIDVGLSRLSDVLAHSGLTPEELCSAVVDNLLTGPQTDDVALLLARPHALGADRVASWDLPTDPAIVAGARELAVRQLLGWGLDDLVMTTELVVSELVTNAIRHGTGPIRLRMIRHDRLICEVSDASNTSPRMGHARTTDEGGRGLFLVAQLTRRWGTRYTPAGKIIWAEQDLPGPVGHRGGR; from the coding sequence ATGATGTTCCCCAAGGAGGTAGCACCGGACGGAACGCATGGACCGTTCGAGACGGCGAATGTGGCTGCTGCGGTGATCGACGCGAAGGGCACGGTCATCGGGTGGACGGAGGCCGCTGAGCGGCTCCTGGGATACGGCGCGGCGGAGATCCTCGACCGCTCCGCCGTCACTTTGCTGGCGGAGCCCGAAGACGCGTCACGGGCGGCCGAGGTCGCCGAAGAGTGCGGGATCCGGGAGAGCTGGGGCGGTCTGGTGGGCGCCCGGCACCGTGACGGCCGCCGTCTTGAGGTCGGGCTGCGGGTGACCGCGATGTCCGACACCAACGACCGCAAGGCCTGGCTCGTATCGGCGATCGACGTGTCGAAGGCACCGACCTGGGCGGTCAGCTGGGAGGTGCTGGAAGGCTTCCTCACCCGCTCCCCGCTCGGCATGGCCGTGCTCAGCCCGGACCTGCGGTATGTGTGGATGAACGACACCCTGGAGCGCTACGGCGGTGTGCCGCGCGCCGAGCGGCTCGGACGCCGCATGTCGGACTCGTTGCCGGGCCTGAACACCGACGCGCTCGAAGCGCAGATGCGACGGGTGCTGGAGACCGGCGTGCCGGTCATCGACTACGAGTACCGGGGCTGGACCTGGGCGGATCCGCACCAGGAACACGCCTACTCCACCTCCTTCTTTCGGCTCGACGACCCGGACGGCAAAACGCTGGGCGTGTGCTACATGGGCATGGACGTCACCGACAGATGGCGGGCCCGGGAGCGCCTCGCCCTGCTCAGCGAGGCCAGCGCCCGTATCGGGGGCACGCTGAACGTGATGCGGACCGCCCAGGAACTGGCCGACTTCTCGGTGCCGAGGCTCGCCGACTTCGTGACCGTCGATCTGCTGGAAGCGGTGCTGCACGGCGACGAACCCGGTTCGGGGCCGGCCGACAGCGCGGTACGGCGGGCCGGTCAGCAGTCGATCCACGAGGGCTGCCCGGAGTCGGTGATCGCCACCGGAGACACGATCGACGCACCCAAGTCCTCGCCGTACTTCGAGAGCATGGTCAATGGCACCGCGGTGCTGGAACCGTTCCTGGACCCGGCCACCGCCCCGTGGATCGCGAAGGACCCGGCGCGGGCCAGGAGCATCGCGGAGTTCGGCATGCACTCGGTGATGTGGGTGCCGCTGTCCGCGCGCGGCACCGTGCTGGGGGTGGCGACCTTCGTCCGTATGGAGCATCCACAGCCGTTCGAGGAGGACGACCTGCTGCTCGCCGAGGAGCTGGTCAGCCGGGCCGCGGTGTGGGTGGAGAACGCCCGCCGCTACACCCGTGAGCACGCTGCGGCGCTGGCCCTGCAGCGCAGTCTGCTCCCGCAGGGGCTGAACGGCGGGGCCGCCATGGAGGTGGCCTCGCGCTATCTGCCGGCCGATGTACGGGAAGGGGTGGGCGGCGACTGGTTCGATGTCATCCAGCTCTCCGGCGCCCGGGTCGCCCTGGTCGTCGGTGATGTCGTCGGGCACGGCCTCAACGCCGCGGCGACCATGGGCAGGCTGCGTACCGCCGTCCAGACGCTCGCTGACATGGACCTGCCGCCCGATGAGCTGCTGGCCCACCTGGACGACCTGGTGATCCGTCTGACGGAGGAGAAGGGCGGCGACGACGAGCCCATCGCCACCGCCGTACTGGGCGCCACCTGCCTCTACGCCGTCTACGATCCGGTCACCCAGCTGTGCACCATGGCGCGGGCCGGACATCCGCCGCCCGCCGTGGTCACCCCCGGCGGCAAGGTCACCTTTCCGGCCCTTCCGGCGGGCCCTCCGCTGGGCCTCGGCTCGTTGCCCTTCGAGTCCGCCGAGATCTCTCTCCCCGAGGGAAGCCTGATCGGCCTCTACACCGATGGCCTCATCGAGACGAGTGGCCAGGACATCGACGTCGGGCTGTCCCGCCTCAGCGATGTGCTCGCGCACTCCGGCCTGACGCCGGAGGAGCTCTGCTCGGCGGTCGTGGACAATCTGCTGACCGGTCCGCAGACCGACGACGTCGCGCTGCTTCTGGCCCGGCCGCATGCGCTGGGCGCCGACCGGGTCGCCTCGTGGGACCTGCCGACGGATCCGGCGATCGTCGCGGGCGCCAGGGAGCTCGCCGTCCGCCAGCTCCTCGGATGGGGGCTGGACGACCTGGTGATGACCACGGAACTGGTGGTCAGCGAGCTGGTCACCAACGCCATCCGGCACGGCACCGGACCCATCAGGCTGCGCATGATCCGGCATGACAGGTTGATCTGCGAGGTGTCCGACGCCAGCAACACCTCGCCTCGCATGGGCCATGCGCGGACCACCGACGAGGGCGGCCGGGGGTTGTTCCTGGTCGCCCAGCTGACCCGCCGATGGGGCACGCGCTACACCCCCGCCGGAAAGATCATCTGGGCGGAGCAGGACCTCCCGGGGCCGGTGGGCCACCGGGGCGGGCGCTGA
- a CDS encoding L-serine ammonia-lyase: MAISVFDLFSIGIGPSSSHTVGPMRAARMFARRLRNEGLLDAVASVRGELYGSLGATGHGHGTPKAVLLGLEGSSPRTVDVEGADDRVEQIKESGRLRLLGSHEIPFSFDDDLVLHRRKALPYHANGMTLWAYDASGAELLTKTYYSVGGGFVVDEEAVGQDRIKLDDTVLKYPFRTGDELLRLAKETGLSISSLMLENERAWRTEDEIRTGLLEIWRVMQGCVSRGMSREGILPGGLRVRRRAAMTARQLRAEGDPLAHAMEWITLYAMAVNEENAAGGRVVTAPTNGAAGIIPAVLHYYVNFVPGADEDGVVRFLLAAGAIGMLFKENASISGAEVGCQGEVGSACSMAAGALAEVLGGSPEQVENAAEIGMEHNLGLTCDPVGGLVQIPCIERNGMAAVKAVTAARMAMRGDGSHKVSLDKVIKTMKDTGADMSVKYKETARGGLAVNIIEC; the protein is encoded by the coding sequence GTGGCCATCTCGGTCTTCGACCTGTTCTCGATCGGCATCGGCCCGTCCAGCTCCCACACGGTCGGCCCGATGCGCGCGGCCCGCATGTTCGCGCGGCGACTGCGCAACGAGGGCCTGCTGGACGCCGTCGCGTCGGTCCGCGGCGAGCTGTACGGCTCGCTCGGCGCGACCGGTCACGGTCACGGCACCCCGAAGGCGGTCCTGCTCGGCCTGGAGGGCTCCTCGCCGCGCACGGTGGACGTGGAGGGGGCGGACGACAGGGTGGAGCAGATCAAGGAGTCCGGCCGGCTGCGGCTGCTGGGCTCGCACGAGATCCCCTTCTCCTTCGACGACGACCTGGTCCTGCACCGCCGCAAGGCCCTGCCGTACCACGCGAACGGCATGACGCTGTGGGCGTACGACGCCTCGGGCGCGGAACTGCTCACCAAGACGTACTACTCGGTCGGCGGCGGGTTCGTCGTAGACGAGGAAGCGGTCGGGCAGGACCGCATCAAACTCGACGACACGGTCCTGAAGTATCCCTTCCGTACCGGCGACGAACTGCTGCGCCTGGCGAAGGAGACCGGCCTGTCGATCTCGTCGCTCATGCTGGAGAACGAGCGCGCCTGGCGCACCGAGGACGAGATCCGGACCGGGCTGCTGGAGATCTGGCGCGTGATGCAGGGCTGCGTCTCCCGGGGCATGTCCCGCGAGGGCATCCTGCCGGGCGGCCTGCGCGTGCGCCGCCGAGCCGCGATGACGGCGCGTCAACTCCGCGCCGAGGGCGATCCGTTGGCCCACGCCATGGAGTGGATCACGCTGTACGCGATGGCGGTGAACGAGGAGAACGCGGCCGGCGGACGGGTGGTCACGGCGCCCACGAACGGAGCGGCCGGCATCATCCCGGCGGTCCTGCACTACTACGTCAACTTCGTGCCGGGCGCCGACGAGGACGGCGTCGTCCGCTTCCTGCTCGCCGCCGGGGCGATCGGCATGCTCTTCAAGGAGAACGCCTCCATCTCCGGCGCCGAGGTCGGCTGCCAGGGTGAGGTCGGCTCGGCCTGCTCCATGGCGGCGGGTGCTCTGGCGGAGGTGCTGGGCGGTTCCCCCGAACAGGTCGAGAACGCGGCCGAGATCGGCATGGAGCACAACCTCGGCCTGACCTGCGACCCCGTCGGCGGCCTCGTCCAGATCCCGTGCATCGAGCGCAACGGCATGGCCGCGGTGAAGGCGGTCACGGCGGCCCGCATGGCCATGCGCGGCGACGGCTCGCACAAGGTGTCCCTGGACAAGGTCATCAAGACCATGAAGGACACGGGCGCGGACATGAGCGTCAAGTACAAGGAGACGGCCCGCGGCGGGCTGGCGGTGAACATCATCGAGTGCTGA
- a CDS encoding enhanced serine sensitivity protein SseB, giving the protein MDFPPADFPTDFSADFPAQAHPHSHGGWPGNELEEVLSVSLGVPGAGGRIVEVLGRSFVWVPLPSGGGPHSGPLDLPTLELDGQVYVPVFSSEEQFRQVVGSHMSFTIAPAVEFARGLPPQVGIMVNPEGVVGVPLPPPAVAELCRAGRTPLDGPASGGRVRLYEPDWQDDPVDFLAAASAEFESIGVVRTARRCLAAIETADPVMFVGVELSQWEGDLRALPLEALGRALGRTSSPWPVNLVLLDVAQDPVGEWLRTRVRPFYTRTH; this is encoded by the coding sequence ATGGACTTCCCCCCGGCGGACTTCCCGACGGACTTCTCCGCGGACTTCCCGGCGCAGGCGCACCCCCATTCGCACGGCGGATGGCCCGGCAACGAGCTGGAGGAGGTGCTCTCCGTCTCCCTCGGCGTGCCGGGAGCCGGCGGCCGCATCGTGGAGGTGCTCGGCCGCAGCTTCGTCTGGGTGCCGCTGCCCAGCGGCGGCGGCCCGCACAGCGGCCCCCTCGACCTGCCCACCCTGGAGCTGGACGGCCAGGTGTACGTGCCGGTCTTCAGCTCCGAGGAGCAGTTCCGCCAGGTCGTCGGCTCGCACATGTCGTTCACGATCGCGCCCGCCGTGGAGTTCGCCCGCGGGCTGCCCCCGCAGGTCGGCATCATGGTGAACCCCGAGGGCGTGGTCGGCGTCCCGCTGCCGCCACCGGCCGTCGCCGAGCTGTGCCGGGCGGGCCGCACCCCGCTGGACGGCCCCGCGAGCGGCGGCCGCGTCCGCCTCTACGAGCCCGACTGGCAGGACGACCCGGTGGACTTCCTGGCCGCGGCCTCGGCGGAGTTCGAGTCCATAGGCGTGGTCCGCACGGCCCGCCGCTGCCTGGCCGCGATCGAGACGGCGGACCCGGTGATGTTCGTCGGCGTCGAACTCTCCCAGTGGGAGGGCGACCTGCGTGCACTCCCCCTGGAGGCCCTCGGCAGGGCCCTGGGCCGCACCTCGTCCCCCTGGCCGGTCAACCTGGTCCTCCTGGACGTCGCCCAGGACCCGGTGGGCGAATGGCTGAGGACCCGGGTAAGGCCCTTCTACACAAGGACCCACTGA